In Rutidosis leptorrhynchoides isolate AG116_Rl617_1_P2 chromosome 2, CSIRO_AGI_Rlap_v1, whole genome shotgun sequence, one genomic interval encodes:
- the LOC139889549 gene encoding uncharacterized protein, protein MEPEKADSWEWLLSNNGTFATNILSTVLNSKILSAGTNREETLRNNLVPKKVEVFVWRTKKKRLPVLMELDKRGIDLHSVRCPVCDGDVESVDHAILFCKNTLYIWTEVFNWWGMKVAASLSIGEMFNIFQTSAMTELGAKIWQAVRWTCGYLIWRNRNQKVFKNKNWNPPVALNEIQITSFE, encoded by the coding sequence ATGGAGCCTGAAAAGGCTGACTCATGGGAGTGGTTGCTGAGTAATAATGGGACTTTTGCAACAAATATTCTTTCAACCGTGCTGAATTCAAAAATACTAAGTGCGGGAACCAATCGAGAAGAAACATTAAGGAATAACTTGGTGCCGAAAAAGGTCGAGGTGTTTGTTTGGAGGACGAAAAAGAAAAGGCTACCCGTTTTAATGGAGCTTGACAAGCGGGGTATCGACCTCCACTCGGTCAGATGCCCCGTTTGTGATGGCGACGTTGAGTCGGTAGATCACGCTATCCTCTTTTGTAAAAACACCCTTTATATTTGGACTGAAGTATTCAATTGGTGGGGCATGAAAGTTGCGGCTAGTTTGAGCATTGGCGAGATGTTCAACATTTTTCAAACAAGTGCGATGACGGAGTTAGGTGCGAAGATTTGGCAAGCGGTTCGATGGACATGCGGATACCTTATTTGGAGAAACCGTAATCAAAAGGTTTTCAAAAACAAAAATTGGAACCCTCCGGTGGCTCTTAATGAGATTCAAATTACAAGTTTTGAATGA